The stretch of DNA atgcacaaaatgccagaggaactcagtgggtcaggtcgCTGGTGGAGACTGTttgtcatagaacattacagtccTCAGCCCATATTTtcctgaccttttaatctactctaagatcaatctaacccttccttcctacatagttctcaatttttctaacttctatgtgcccatctaagagtttcttaaatgtctttaATGTACCACCAGCCTTAACAGggaattccatgcacccaccagtctgtgtaaaaaaaaaattccctctgaTATTTTTCTTATACTTAACCCtaaatgtaatttttaaaatcaTCTCCATTTATTACTATTACCCACccttggaaaaaagcctctgtctatccactcgATGTAGCcccttattatcttgtacatttGATCTATATTTGACAtgttctttaatccaggcagcatcctggtacatctcctccacctctctaaagcttcctagAATGAGGCAACCAGACCATGCCCcatcttaacaaccctatcaatttGTGCAGTAACTTTAAGGGATCTAATGGACAATACCCctcttttcctccacactgttaataatcctgccattaaccctgtattttgCCCAGAAATTCAATCTTGCGAAGAGGATCAATTCACTTTGCTGTGTTGAGCTCCActtgccacatctcagcccagctATCAAACATCTTAttaaaatccatacacaccatatCCACTgtcctaccttcatcaacgtgcttTTGTCACATCTTCaaacaattcaatcaggcttgtgaggcatgagCTACCCTTTACAAAGTATTGCTCAATTATCCCCAATCAGATCATGCTTCTCTAAATGCTTGTTaagtcctgtctctaagaatcttcccCAAGGATTTGCCCACACtgagtaagactcattggtctataattcctgTGTGTTGGAATGTGAACTAGAGAGGTGCAGCTGATAGATATAATAGCAaacttttattcaacaaaatgagacaccTTCTGGAGAAAGAGGCCTGTTTGACCCAATATTATAcggcattttatatgctaaagatcaaaggacaattctatatttacaatatattgacaatgctgattaacgttcattttgggtgtctggagtgtgggtgcaaaggACCTTTTCACACGTcctttgcacccacactccagacaccccaAATGAacattaatcagcattgtctggtttttcaATTACATACTGCCCACAGTTCTAGGGACGTATTGTCATGGGGTGCACTTTAAATTTAATCTAGAATCCACATTTAGTTCTAGATTGGTTGTTGAAGTTAACATTTTGCTATATATCCTaaatccagaatatgccctaacaccCGGGTTATCCCTACCTTAAACAAGTGAGTAACATTTGCTACTTTCCAAtcatctggtattatttattgTGATTAGCAAGGGTGCAAAGATCTTTGCTAAAGGTGCTGCAATCTCTTCCCGTAGCAATCTGGGATACATCTGGTCCAGGCCCAGGGACTTATCTATGCTAAATGCTTTTTCAAAAGTTCaaacacatcctttttcttaacatGGACATGTCTTAGCATATCACTTGTTTTATGCTGTCCTCACAATtctcaaggtccctctcactggtgaataaaaccataaaacataagTGAAGAATTAGACCTTTcggtccattgagtcttctctgtatactgaagcaaagtattcattatggaCCTCCAGGAAATTTCCTGGAGCACATTTTCTCTTCTATCCTTGAACAGTCCTACCCTCGCTCTCATCACCTCCTCTTCCTCAGTGCCTTGGGGAATTTCCTTAATCTTACTAGCCCACACTAATTTTGTGTGAACTATTTTGTATGACATGGAGAGAACTTTTCCAATAGTGATaaagtctaggaccaaagagcATAGCCTTAGAACAGGGCATTCTTCCTTTAGAAATGAGATGAGGAGTAACTACTTCAGCAAGAGGGCtatgaaatctgtggaattcattgccacagctggtGCTAGAGGCCAAGTCACCAGgaatatttaaatcagaggtagacaggctcttgattagtaagggcatttaAGGTTACAAGGAGTAATAGACAGGAGAATGGTGTTTAGGGGGAAGCAGgccatgattgaaaggcagagAGGACTCGATgggcgaatggcctaattctgctcctaatggTCTAATTATCTCAATGAATTAGGTGACTTATCTTTGAGAAATTATGCAACCAGTGAGTAAAATAGGGTCCTTGAGTACTGTAAACTCTACAATGCGGCAACATAATGTTATAATTGGCTTGTACAAAGTGGATGATGGATGGCCAAATAGGTCTGAAAAGCTTTATAACAGCTTAATAGACTCAGAAAAAGCATGAGAATATATTACACAATCTACCACTATACTAGAACGATAGTATTCTCACTTTTTTTTTGACCAAGTCATGTAACAAAAGTTGATCATCATTCAGCTGTACAAATTAGTAGGACTAGAATTAATTTAAAAtcttttaattttatctaaagagTAGAAAGGTAAAGGAATGATTTGGGAGCCTGTAATATATCAATAAAGATAATTTTTTGCAAATAATTTAAGTCATACATAGAAGAAAGGCATTTAAATACATGAGAAATGAACAACAAAGGTAAAGTTTGGTTATGTGTTTTCTATCCTCTAAGTGCCAAGCATTACTGCTTTAACTTTCATTCATTTTACAAGAGAACGTTTGTACTTAGCATTGAACTACTGACTGAATTAAATCACTCATTAGCAGCATTTACATCACTCAAGTAGAAATATTACTGATATTTGGCAAAAGAGGAATTCTTTGATATTCATGAATTTACTGCTACTGCCAAGCAGTCAATCAATCATACAAATATAGTCTCATTATAACTGTGGAGCGCATCATAATAAAGACAATAACAGTTTCACTATGCAAATGATAGAAAAAAGTTAACGCATTGGAACATTTTTATAAAAACATATTCCaactgaaatagaaacagaaaatgcaagaaatacaTAGCAGGTCAGCCAACATCTGTGCAAAAAAAACCGAAATCCATGTTTCAAGTTGGAtaattgatgctacctgacctgcagaatGTTTCTTACCCTTGCTATTTCTATTTCAGTTCACAGCATCTGCTGGTTATTAACTTTTACATTGGGACAGCATCTACCCATTTAACTGATACAATGACAGTAATCTGACTGGGTATTTCCTGACCAAGCTGTGACTATAAATTCAAGTTTAACATTTAATGGCCATTTACAAAGAACACTTTAAGAAGAATTGCACAGGTAAAGAGAAAACATGGAGAGATTAAATGGAAGTAACCAGTGCTGGCTTAATGACCAAAAGGCCATGAGAGTACCCCTGTATTAACATTAGTTTTAAACAATAAAGCAGAAATTCCCCACATAACGCAGCAGGCAAGTTTGGGATTCCCAGGTGAACACCAGCATTTTCCGCACCATGCTCTGCTGTTGGTCTGCCTACTAAGTCTGGAAGCAGAATGAGAAGTTGCACCAATTGCTTTTCAAAAAGCAGAATTTTTCAAGATTGTCATGTAGTTAGAGCAGCTAAACAGCAGGAAATACATACAAGAACAAATGGTCCTAAAAGTTATGTTACAGTCCCTAAATAActagcctttttaaaaaaataacttttTCTTAATTGAAACCAAGGGTAATATTGCTCCAAAGTATGATCAAAACAATGTGGCTGTCATTTAATATGGTAGCATACCAACTAGAAAGTCGTTTTAAAAGATCCTTAAATAGAAACATAAATGAACTAGAATAGaaaaaaatgaatttaaaaagcTGAATACTTCTATTTCTATTTTCCTAATAAACTATGAAATATTAGGTGCATGAACTAACCACAGCTCTATATAAAATTTGCCTGGCTTCCACATCTTGAAATTGATATATTGTGTATAAAGAAATAGACCAAAATAAATGGCTTTATTTAGCAAGtaataaagttaaattaaatcatatgaaTTGGTGGTACCAGCATGAGAAATTTGGTCATATATACTGAAAAGAAAGCTGAAGTCCAGACAACATTCAGGAACAAAAGTGATTTTACATCATAAGATTGCTATTTTTTAATTCCActtgattccacaaactaattaGTCCCACAAATCTTGCGGTGTACAGCTTTATAAAGGATCCATTTACTTAGAACTTCATCATTTACCATGTACAACTTAAAATCTAAAACAGGTTTTACATAAAGTGTATTAAATAATTATGTGCATATattaaaaagagaaataaaaaggcACATGCAATATACTTTCTTTTTTAGAAAAGCACACTTGAAAATGATTTGGCACCAGGTCAACCCTAATGCTTAAATGTGCTAAAACAAAGCACAATTTAAAATGAATATAGCATTACAGCTCATTTACATCTGCAATACAATGTTCTTACTTGTATTTTCAAAGCATTTTCACATTGTTAGAACACATTGGAAGCTGCAAGGACATATTATAAATTTCAATCTATAGACAGTAAGATCATTACAACATTgattttatagttttttttgtgCACCTTATACAAAATACAACAGGAACCTTTGAAATTATTATTGCTTTCAATAACATTGTAATTTATCATAACCACCCTTCCAGTTTCATGCATTATTACTTATACCAAAAGGCTCAGCAAGCTATTTATTTTGGACACTGAAGTGTTCCACACATTGAAAAATATTTCAAAAGAAGCTTTAAAATGCTTGATCAAAGTTGAAATTAATCATCTTCCCAAGTAGTCATTAGTAAAGCTATCCCTGCACAAGCTGCCTCTGCACAGGTAGACTTGGGGTTTAGGAGTAAGGAGAAGAAAAATCAAGTGACAAAGGCTCACACTTATATGGTACCTTTTGGGATAACCTAAAGCAATTTACAGTAACCTACACCTTCATTTTGAAGTATAACCGCTTTTATACGAGATGTGGTAACCGATTTGCTCAAAGGAAGCTCTTGCAAGCGGCACAGTGACGTGATcaaatattattttatttatattaaaATCCAGACCATCAAAGGAAATTCATCAGATCTTTGAAATTATGTCATGGGCTTTTCTGCAACTCAGCAAGTGCTACAATGGAATGCTTAACTAAATATTTAGGCATGAGTTTCTTGAGTGAAATTTAAACCAACCACCTACAATTCAGTGCCCAGAGTGGTATCCACGAAGTCACAGCTAGTATTTATGGGATAGAAAGTGACTGCATTGTATAAACGTAACCTTATATACAGGAGATTTACAACTTTGCACCAACGCAAGCTATGCaaactttatttatttacagatatgGTTTACTGTAGAGGGAGAATTGAAGGCAATAAACATTTAAGTTTCCCTTACTGAAATGTGCTTTAAAATTCatgtttgtgtgtatttctgtgcACACAATAAGGGGAAATGAATCAAAAGGATAAACAGAAAGTAGAAGCAAGCATGGGATACAGAATAAATATAATATTAGCCAGTATTCTTTTACTGAAAGAGATAAACATATATGCTATTAGCACAATGCAATGAATCTGTAATTTAGATGCAGGATAAGGTACAGGTTAACTACCAATTTCCAGCAATATCAAAACTCAGGGAAGCACTTTTATATACTTTCCTTTGTAGGAAATGCAAGATAAATTGCTtaacttttccagttctgattgaGTTGGTTATCTAGATAAAAGAAACAAAAAGCATTTGAATGATTTCCTGAAGACTATAAAAATATATACTTCTTTCATCACAATATTTAGTTAGATTTTTCAGCTATTGGCTTGTGAAACATGATACAAATGAAATTTCTAGTGTCATACTATAATGCCATTTATTCTGCTCTGCTCAGAAAGTGTAATGTAACCAATATTAAATAGTTACTCCAAACAATCATTTCCAGAACACATTGCAAAAGAAAAATCACAAATCTACATCCATAATTTCAGATTTAAAAACACATTCTTTCCGGTTTATGTTAATTTATTAagagctttttttttacactaaTTGGTGTGGTGATAGGTAGTTGGTGAGCAAATGTTACGAGGGATAAGACATCTGCTGATCCTGCTCAAAACCCATTAAAACATTCATACGCAGGACACTTAAGCCAAAAATAGCGAGGCCAGAGGAGGAATGTTTTACAGGCATAATCGAGCACAAGTCTTGTTCAAAAGGCCTAAAATATACAGGAAGAATAGATTACACAGACATTAAACTGTGCCTTGTTGGTCTTCTATCAGGAAAGCTCAGACTTGGTTAAATCATAATTGGAGATATTCTTGCATCCACATTGTCTTTCCAGTTTGCTTCTGGTCAGCTTCTCACATCTAGAGATCAAGTAACGTCCTAACTGACGGTGGAAATACATCACAAGAATGAATGAACAATTAGGTAAATGTTACTTCTGTAGCTATACCAGAAGATTAATGCATCAAATAGATTAATTTTGGAAAACCAGGTCTTTTTCCTTAAAGAGAATGGCGAGACTGAACCATGTGAGAATGTCTTGTCCTAAAACAAGTCAATTTTAATTTACTTTGTCCTGGAATATATACAAATTATTAGTTGCAGCTACAGCTATGATGTTCTCTTTCGGATGCCAAGCTGTATGCAGAATCTTCTTGTTGAAGTCCAAACTATCAACACTAATTTCATCTTTCTTCCTTTTTCCACCTGTGCAAACTTTACGCGGTTTCAAGATGGCACGTGGTTTACTGCTTTCTCGAGATGCTTCAAGTGTGATGTCACGTTTGGTATTTCTATCAAACATTCGGAAGAAGTTGTTGTATGAGCCAGTCATGATTGCActgtttataaaaaaaacagTAAACTAATGTCACAACAAAGATATTGTTATAAGTACATGACATTCAGAAAAAGTGACTGCAGATCTTAACCTACACCTGATGTTGGTGTTATAACAATTATTGATGGCATTATAAAAAGATACGGCATTACCAAATTTCCCTCAACAAATTATAAGATCAAACAGCACCTGATGAATGAAACACAGCCAGGAACATCATTAGCAATTCAATAAGCCCCAATTACAAATACCACCATTTGACATATATAGTATGTAATTCTtcacttatttattttcttttcctaacTGTAGGTTGAGAATCACTTCAGTGCTAATTCAGATCAGTGCTGTTTTATTTGATTAGTGAAAATACGACCCTTATAATTTAAATCGGGTGGAACTTGAACTTCACAATGTGGCTAGGCTCTACTTCCACCAGCATCAAATGCACTCTCACCCAAAGGTATAATTTGAAAACTAGAAGCACTTGTATGATACTTGTTTTTGCTGTTTTCACTCGATTAGTAAACCCAAAACTAATCAGGAATATTTACACAATACAAAAGGATATGAAAATAAGGTATTCCAATCCCTCAAGTATAAATGAATTCTATCCTGGCATACAATCAATGGAAAAGGTAACTATAATTTAACCTCAACTTCAAACACAGCACTAAAGTAATTCAAATAGCAATGCTTAGCAACAGAAGGAAGAATTGTTTCTAAATACATTTTTGTCCATATAGAGCGTGAAAAGGATACTGCTTTATCAAATTTCAGAAATGCATGATAAGACGGTGAAAGTGACAGCTTTCTTGCAGAGATAAAATGGATAGGAAAAAATGTTAAGGACACAGTTTAAAAGAGGTTTTTATACACTAGAATGGAACATCTAATGAAAATTACAATTTATAGATTGGATATAGATTTATAGAATCATGTCCACAAATGTACTAAGATAGAATGAACGAGAAAAAGTACTTGTTGGAGACTATGAAAGTTTAGGATATAAGTTACAAGCTGCAATACAGGTGAGCGGATGAAGAACCACAACAATACACTGCAATCTTGCACCATGTCACAAAGTTGATTTCTATAATACACAATAAACTGATACAAAAATTATGAAAAGTTCAGATTATGTTACAGTTCGGTGAAGGAATTGCTGATTTAACCTTTCACACATGCAGATCTATTTTCTGCATGGGCAAGTAGCAAGTGAATAAGTAGCATTCATTAGTTACTTGTGATAAAGGGCAAAGGTCACCTAGAAAACACTATTTTTCATTGAATATACACAATACATGCCAGAACCATAACGGCGTCTGAATTTAATAGTTCAGAGATAAGGATGTTTGGGTAACAAAGCATTTCAACACTCCACTGAAGTGTCAGTATAGTTTTTACAATAAAAATCTAGGAAATGGAATATGCAATACTATTCAGATACAAGATAACAACTAAATTGGCAATAAACAGAAACATGTCAATAAACACTGTATTACCTGTCTGAACCATTCCAGCAACACTCAAATTTGTCAAAGATACAGTCATTTTCATACAAAGAACATAATTTGCTCCGCAGGTATTCGTGCACCTGGAACAAAGAGCATTAAAACAAAGCACAAATCAATGATCACAAATTGTtgttacagagagagaaaaataaagaaaaagcatTATCAACAGTCTAAAGTACTCACCTGGTATGTCTCTACTGGTCTAGTTTCCATATTAACGTCCCAAACCTTAACAGATAAATAGTCTCTTGTCATCATGTACCGACCATTATGGCTGAACTTTACATCAGAAATTGAGGAGATGATTTCAGAGAAAAATGATCTACTACTCGGATCTTCTGGTTCTTCAAAGACTAGAAGTAGAATATTAATAAAGGTTAGACATCTCTATCTGATTACTTAATAAATTACTTGTATCATAAAAATGTAGctcagtagcgtagtggttaacacaacactttacagtacagcgacccaggttcatttcctgccactatctgtaaggaggttgtacattctccctgtgaccacatgggtttcctctgggtgctatagtttcctcccacagtccaaagactaactggttagtaggttagttggtcagtgtaaactgtcccatgactaggctagggttaaatcgggggttccTGGACAgcacagctccaagtgctgaaagggcctattccacactgtatctcaataaatgaaaaaaaagaataaatattaTTGCTACAAGAGCAAGTCAGAGTTTGGATATTCTGCAGCAAGTGATTCACCTCCAAACTCCCCCACTTCATGGGGGAATACTCTCCATTTACTTGGatgaatgcagctacaaagttcAAGCAGCTCCACACCATCCAAGGGAAAGTATTCTGCTTGATTGGCCCTCCACTCAAAAGCCTAAACATTTATTCCCTCTACCTTTAGGACACAACTGTGCATTACCTCCAAAATATGGTACTACATGGATAGCCAAACAGCATTTCCCAAACTCTGGGACCTCTACAGCGATGAAGGTGAGGGCAGTAGTTGTGTACAAACACCAGCACCTACAGTTTTCCTCCAGGTACCCACAATCCCTGACTTGGAAAAGATACTCATTGCTGAACAAACTTGCTtttcaaaataaattgggattGGACAGCACAGCAAACTTCCTCAATCAGCTTCTTTATTTGATAAGGTCATCATGATTTTCAACCTCATTGCCATTTTCCCCACAATATCCCATATCCCTTTAGTGTTCAAAACTCTATTGAATGTCACTGGGAATATTCTCAATGGTTGAGCCTGCACAGTTATCTGAAAATTTCAAAGGTTCATAAATCTCCAATTCTCAGGAATAAACTGGTGACTCTTTGTGCTGAGACCATAAACTTAACTCCCAGATTTTTCAGCAAGGGGAAACAGTTTCAAGTATCTGCTCTGATATAGACCTCAGCTATTTTGCACATCTTTTTCAACTGAGGTTACATTCCAAAAGAGTGATAGCTGCAGCAAACTTAGTTCTCATAAAACACCCAAGTTCTCAGATTTTAAAACACATAGATCACTGTCATTCACATAGATCTCACAGAGGTTTCCTGAAGTTTGTTCAATGCCAATCCCACAGATGTACAACTGCAAATGGTACCAATGAACAAAAAATTTCTTTGGCTAATTACCCTTGTCAGCTCATCTCCAATCCCATTTCATCAACCGTGCGTGCATTAGAAAGAGTCCACGACTAGGTAGGTTCCTAACAGATGTGATTATAGCGGCTCAAAAGAGCAAAAATAACACTTCCAACTAACGATGCAATCAACAACAGATGGAAACCACAAGAGTATGTTAAAAGATTAGATTCAAGAGTACAAAGATCAGGAAAAGCAGGCATGGTGTCAGATACACCCAAAATATTAGGCAGTTGTGCCCATATTGATATTCAGCTTTAATCTAAAGGGAGAAAGATAAATAATGGACTCAAGATGCTGTTTTGGCAAATGCTGTTTAGGTCATAATGATTAATATTTAAGACAGAAGACCACTGAATATCAAGGATATATTATTGAAAGTTTCATCAGTGAAAGCCTGCTTATGAGACCTAAGAATTAAGTAAATACttagcaaacacgagaaaatctgcagatggtggaaattcaaacaacaacacacaaaatgctggtagaacacagcaggctaggcagcatctatagggagaagcgatgtcgacgtttcgggccgagacccttcgtcaggactaaccaaaaggaaagatagtaagagatttgaaagtagaggggggagggggaaatgcaaaatgataggagtagaccggagggggtgggatgaagctaagagctggaaaggtgattggcgaaagtgatacagagctggagaagggtaaggatcatgggacgggaggcctcaggagaaagaaaggaggggcggagcaccagagggagatggagaactggcaaacaactaaatatgtcagggatgggtaagaagggggggaggggcattaacggaagttagagaagtcaatgttcatgccatcaggttggaggctacccagccggtatataaggtgttgttcctccaacctgagtttggattcattttgacaatagaggaggccatggatagacatatcagaatgggaatgggacgtggaattaaaatgtgtggccactgggagatcctgctttttctggcggaccgagtgtaggtgttcagcgaaacggtctcccagtctgcgtcaggtctcaccaatatataaaaggccacaccaggagcaccggacgcagtataccacaccagccgactcacaggcgaagtgtcgcctcacctggaaggactgtctggggccctgaatggtggtgagggaggaagtgtaagggcaggtgtagcacttgttccgtttacaaggataagtgccaggagggagatcggtgggaagggatgggggggatgagtagACAAgggatccctgcgaaaagcagaaaggggggggggggggggagggaaaaatgtgtttggtagtgggatcccgttggaggtggcggaagttacagagaattatacgttggacctggaggctggtggggtggtaggtaaggacaaggggaaccctatcccgagtggggtggcaggtggatgggatgagggcagatgtgcgggaaatgggagagatgcgtttgagagcagagttgatggtggacgaagggaagccccttcgcttaaaaaaggaagacatctccttcgtcctggaaagaaaagcctcatcctgagagcatggtggacgaagggaagcccctttacttaaaaaaggaagacatctccttcgtcctggaaagaaaagccccATCCTCATCCTAAATACTTAATTACTTCTTTGACGATTTTGCCTATGAATGGAAATCTTCTTCTGGTTTCCCTGACTTCCATCTGTCTCCAACAACTTAGTTTCCTTACCTGCCTTGTAAATATCTGTCATATGCAATGAAATAAGAGATATCTGCATAGCAATCAACTGCAGAATAGGTTTCTGTGAGTAATATCTGAATGGTTGATTAAAGATCTCCGTGACATATTAATTATGATCCAGATAACTGAATATACTTGGCTGTAACAATACTTTGCTAGGATCTGGCAGAAATCAGTAGCCTTTGCTATAAATCTACAATTCAGATTTGCTAACAGTTAATCTGTTAGCAGCTCATTTTGCTATCTTCTTCCTTAATTAAAAAAGTCAGGTGTACCAGAATTATGTTCACAATTCTGTGTTCATTCTCACACATAAGCTACTTCT from Hemitrygon akajei chromosome 23, sHemAka1.3, whole genome shotgun sequence encodes:
- the ppp2r2d gene encoding serine/threonine-protein phosphatase 2A 55 kDa regulatory subunit B delta isoform isoform X3, whose product is MLLISCYLQMVPVLKPMDLMVEASPRRIFSNAHTYHINSISVNSDYETYLSSDDLRINLWHLEITDRSFNIVDIKPANMEELTEVITAAECHPHQCNVFAYSSSKGTIRLCDMRAGALCDKHSKFFEEPEDPSSRSFFSEIISSISDVKFSHNGRYMMTRDYLSVKVWDVNMETRPVETYQVHEYLRSKLCSLYENDCIFDKFECCWNGSDSAIMTGSYNNFFRMFDRNTKRDITLEASRESSKPRAILKPRKVCTGGKRKKDEISVDSLDFNKKILHTAWHPKENIIAVAATNNLYIFQDKVN